A part of Melittangium boletus DSM 14713 genomic DNA contains:
- a CDS encoding DUF2309 domain-containing protein translates to MSHSPSPSSSTDRGQRLDDVLAHAGHLLPAQGPIGVFVHHNTLHAFQHLPFHEALAAASATFETETYLPESRYRELYRRGRINDTDLRAALAERDAGKGAEEFAPPSLSRLDLELLALLHPVPEETVASLRWRMSELAATYTPRPDMPEATRQRFLRRSTEGVREGLDRVGRDWTMTDLAGFLLEPSMETTVRAAAAEPGRALPRRDALRRLGIPDALTDAYVAQVQRRLDHAPTRLTVEGWLGAEVSLAASALAATFGGDGGLRSLKERLERHAERFAVSALWAACRAPVLAATQARPSASPTAVRGHREALRAATGEDINEWVNPQLIRTCSAYLDEGVSHWTLPKRERGLYAAWRALTLSGGLLPDWLDGLDTELAWSAANHLSARDVVLAALDELGVPQTQWEPYLTRVLLALPGWAGMIHRLEHNPADRPAGSPPASLLDFLAVRLTLERHALRTVARRRLEYRGPLSGLLAHAEHAATHRPRALERPAEEGSWRLFQLLQLAGLSAQEVAGFPPARREALLAWLDAFDAQARRRVWQEAYEHHYRMDVLQGLAQNRLRPESARTVRAPRFQLIFCMDDREESIRRHFEELDSRHDTFGIAGFFGVAMDYLGLDDEGHAALCPVVVTPGHVVEERPHPDHGHLAAARARLRALGAHTEHWVHGGSHALEMSWLFTPLLGVISALLLPLQVLFPRAVSRMRRGLARKLLPAPRTRLVSLREQAEEPTAASPAQKPLGFTVAEKAARVATSLENLGLVKDFAPLVVVLGHGAISVNNPHQSAYDCGACGGRHGGPNARLFAEMANRPEVRVRLRERGIHIPDTTWFVGGEHNTTTDDIELYETEAIPPALHAEFAVLREALDTARMLSAHERCRRFESAPLSLTPAAALRHVEERSADLSQARPELGHVTNATCIVGRRSLSRGLFLDRRAFLISYDPTLDPSGAIAERILAAAGPVGAGINLEYYFSCIDNDRYGCGTKLPHNLTSMLGVMDGVESDLRTGLPRQMIEIHEPIRLLIIVEASVQVLGDIYERQPSLRELIGNQWVQLVSVDPVTGAQMRFTPRGFEPVTPPPAALPVVASSPEWYRGQRDFLPPALIDQQPQRPSSSGESVHARQ, encoded by the coding sequence ATGAGCCATTCTCCATCCCCCTCTTCCTCCACGGACCGCGGCCAGCGGCTGGATGATGTGCTGGCGCACGCGGGCCACCTGCTCCCGGCGCAGGGCCCCATCGGCGTGTTCGTCCACCACAACACGCTGCACGCCTTCCAGCACCTGCCCTTCCACGAGGCGCTGGCCGCGGCGAGCGCCACGTTCGAGACCGAGACCTACCTTCCCGAGTCGCGCTACCGCGAGCTGTACCGGCGTGGGCGCATCAACGACACGGACCTGAGGGCGGCCCTGGCCGAGCGGGACGCGGGGAAGGGAGCCGAGGAATTCGCTCCGCCGTCGCTGTCGCGCCTGGACCTGGAACTGCTCGCGCTCCTGCACCCGGTGCCGGAGGAGACGGTGGCCTCGCTGCGCTGGAGGATGAGTGAACTGGCCGCGACGTACACGCCGCGGCCGGACATGCCGGAGGCGACGCGCCAGCGCTTCCTGCGCCGCTCCACCGAGGGCGTGCGCGAAGGGCTCGACCGGGTGGGCCGGGACTGGACGATGACGGACCTGGCCGGGTTCCTGCTCGAGCCCTCGATGGAGACGACCGTGCGCGCGGCCGCCGCGGAACCCGGCCGAGCCCTGCCCCGGCGGGACGCGTTGCGCCGGCTGGGCATTCCGGACGCGCTGACGGACGCCTATGTCGCCCAGGTCCAGCGGCGGCTGGACCACGCGCCCACGCGCCTCACCGTGGAGGGCTGGCTGGGCGCGGAGGTGTCGCTCGCCGCGAGCGCCCTGGCCGCCACCTTTGGAGGGGATGGAGGCCTGCGCTCGTTGAAGGAGCGCCTGGAGCGCCACGCCGAGCGCTTCGCGGTGAGTGCCCTGTGGGCCGCCTGCCGCGCGCCCGTGCTCGCGGCCACGCAGGCGCGGCCCTCCGCCTCCCCCACGGCGGTGCGCGGTCATCGCGAGGCCCTGCGCGCCGCGACGGGAGAGGACATCAACGAGTGGGTCAACCCCCAGCTCATCCGCACCTGCTCGGCCTACCTGGACGAGGGCGTTTCACACTGGACCCTGCCCAAGCGGGAGCGGGGCTTGTACGCCGCCTGGCGCGCGTTGACGCTCAGCGGCGGCCTGCTGCCGGACTGGCTCGATGGGCTCGACACGGAGCTGGCCTGGTCGGCCGCGAACCACCTGTCCGCCCGGGACGTGGTGCTCGCCGCGCTCGATGAGCTCGGCGTGCCCCAGACGCAATGGGAGCCCTACCTGACGCGGGTGCTGCTCGCGCTGCCCGGGTGGGCGGGGATGATCCACCGCCTGGAGCACAACCCCGCGGACCGCCCCGCGGGCTCGCCGCCCGCGAGCCTCCTGGACTTCCTCGCGGTCCGGCTCACCCTGGAGCGCCATGCGCTGCGCACCGTGGCCCGGCGGCGCCTGGAGTACCGGGGCCCCCTCTCGGGGCTGCTGGCGCACGCGGAACACGCGGCCACCCATCGCCCCCGCGCCCTGGAGCGCCCGGCGGAAGAGGGGAGCTGGCGCCTGTTCCAGCTCCTCCAGCTCGCGGGTCTGTCCGCCCAGGAGGTGGCGGGCTTCCCGCCCGCCCGGCGCGAGGCCCTGCTCGCGTGGTTGGATGCCTTCGATGCGCAGGCGCGCCGCCGCGTGTGGCAGGAGGCCTACGAGCACCACTACCGCATGGACGTGCTTCAAGGACTCGCGCAGAACCGGCTGCGTCCGGAATCGGCGCGCACGGTGCGAGCGCCCCGCTTCCAGCTCATCTTCTGCATGGATGACCGAGAGGAGTCCATCCGTCGGCACTTCGAGGAGTTGGACTCCCGGCACGACACCTTCGGCATCGCGGGCTTCTTTGGCGTGGCCATGGACTACCTCGGCCTGGATGACGAGGGGCATGCGGCGCTGTGCCCCGTGGTGGTCACCCCCGGGCACGTGGTGGAGGAGCGGCCCCATCCCGATCACGGCCACCTGGCCGCGGCCCGTGCGCGGCTGCGCGCCCTCGGAGCCCACACCGAGCACTGGGTGCACGGCGGTTCGCATGCGCTGGAGATGAGCTGGTTGTTCACGCCCCTGCTCGGCGTCATCTCCGCGCTGCTGTTGCCCCTGCAAGTCCTCTTTCCCCGCGCGGTGAGCCGCATGCGGCGGGGGCTCGCCCGGAAGCTGCTCCCCGCTCCGCGCACGCGGCTGGTGAGTCTGCGTGAGCAAGCGGAGGAGCCGACAGCGGCCTCGCCCGCCCAGAAGCCCCTGGGGTTCACCGTCGCCGAGAAGGCGGCGCGCGTGGCCACCTCACTGGAGAACCTGGGCCTGGTGAAGGACTTCGCGCCGCTCGTGGTGGTGCTGGGCCATGGCGCCATCAGCGTCAACAACCCCCACCAGTCCGCCTATGACTGCGGAGCCTGTGGCGGCCGTCACGGCGGTCCCAACGCGCGCCTGTTCGCGGAGATGGCCAACCGGCCCGAGGTACGGGTCCGGTTGCGCGAGCGCGGAATCCACATCCCCGACACCACCTGGTTCGTGGGCGGCGAGCACAACACCACCACCGATGACATCGAGCTCTACGAGACCGAGGCCATCCCCCCGGCCCTGCACGCGGAGTTCGCCGTGTTGCGCGAGGCCCTGGACACCGCGCGCATGCTGTCCGCGCACGAGCGCTGCCGACGCTTCGAGTCCGCGCCGTTGAGCCTGACCCCCGCCGCGGCGCTGCGGCACGTAGAGGAGCGCTCGGCGGACCTGAGCCAGGCCCGTCCGGAGCTGGGTCACGTCACCAACGCCACTTGCATCGTGGGCCGGCGCTCGCTCTCCCGGGGCCTGTTCCTGGACCGGCGCGCCTTCCTCATCTCGTACGATCCGACGCTCGATCCCTCGGGCGCCATCGCCGAGCGCATCCTCGCGGCCGCGGGGCCCGTGGGCGCGGGCATCAACCTGGAGTACTACTTCTCCTGCATCGACAACGACCGCTACGGCTGCGGCACCAAGCTGCCCCACAACCTCACCAGCATGCTCGGGGTGATGGACGGGGTGGAGAGCGATCTGCGCACGGGTCTGCCCCGGCAGATGATCGAGATCCACGAGCCCATCCGGTTGCTCATCATCGTGGAGGCCTCGGTCCAGGTGCTCGGCGACATCTACGAGCGCCAGCCCTCGCTGCGCGAGCTCATCGGCAACCAATGGGTGCAGCTGGTGAGCGTGGATCCCGTGACGGGCGCGCAGATGCGCTTCACGCCCCGGGGCTTCGAGCCCGTCACCCCGCCCCCGGCCGCCCTGCCCGTGGTGGCCTCCTCGCCCGAGTGGTACCGCGGGCAGCGCGACTTCCTGCCTCCGGCGCTGATCGATCAGCAACCTCAGCGCCCCTCCTCTTCTGGAGAGTCCGTTCATGCACGTCAGTAA
- a CDS encoding alpha-ketoglutarate-dependent dioxygenase AlkB produces the protein MALPPRHGRSLVHKARQRTPGHHYNASFLSSADRASILEWLGTLHPLWEQRYSAHFPPPPGQSQRRLLRPVYWLGNWQFACLDYYRPPKGVKDRCVKAEPFPAVLQRQVDKVEELARRMFRGPDMPTGWHLNTCLVNFYGSRLEDGHWVDTARVGEHKDFEPGPVASLSLGERALLQFVTSSRPGERDEVVLEQWLDDGALQLFGGARWKDQTFHRVQRVDTRAGLLLPPELPDFRTRRINLTFRYVPDAHVTPFALLSAEAREDVRGYMETLASHSAFFRAELAREKRG, from the coding sequence ATGGCGCTTCCCCCTCGACATGGCCGTTCGCTGGTGCACAAGGCTCGTCAGCGCACCCCGGGCCATCATTACAACGCCAGCTTCCTGTCCTCGGCGGACCGTGCCTCCATCCTCGAGTGGTTGGGCACGCTTCATCCCCTGTGGGAGCAGCGGTACTCCGCGCATTTCCCTCCCCCTCCGGGCCAATCCCAGCGGCGACTGCTACGGCCCGTGTATTGGTTGGGAAATTGGCAATTCGCGTGCCTCGATTATTACCGGCCGCCCAAGGGGGTGAAGGACCGCTGTGTGAAGGCCGAGCCCTTTCCCGCGGTGCTCCAGCGCCAGGTGGACAAGGTGGAGGAGCTGGCGCGGCGGATGTTCCGCGGGCCGGACATGCCCACGGGCTGGCACCTCAATACCTGTCTGGTGAACTTCTACGGCAGCCGGCTCGAGGACGGGCACTGGGTGGACACCGCGCGCGTGGGCGAGCACAAGGACTTCGAGCCGGGGCCCGTGGCGTCCCTGTCCCTCGGCGAGCGCGCGCTCCTGCAGTTCGTCACCTCCAGCCGCCCGGGCGAGCGCGACGAGGTGGTGCTCGAGCAGTGGTTGGATGACGGGGCCTTGCAGCTCTTCGGAGGGGCGCGGTGGAAGGATCAGACCTTCCACCGGGTACAGCGCGTGGACACGCGCGCGGGGCTCCTCCTGCCGCCCGAGCTGCCGGACTTCAGGACCCGGCGCATCAACCTCACCTTCCGCTACGTGCCCGACGCGCACGTGACGCCCTTCGCGCTGCTGTCCGCCGAGGCGCGCGAGGATGTTCGGGGCTACATGGAAACGCTCGCGAGCCACAGTGCCTTCTTCCGCGCCGAGCTCGCGCGGGAGAAGCGCGGGTGA
- a CDS encoding NADH-quinone oxidoreductase subunit L translates to MHVSNLEMGWVAALAPLWPLLAFVTLGGVMLMHRAPGERTVVRWVLGALWLSLGCSVMTAASMMWMHQDVVELDVGQWFSVGHYAFDLTLLIDRLSVTMMVLSSAITLLIGRFSVNYLHREPGFARFFLLLCVFATGMLVLVESGSIDLLFVGWEMVGLTSALLIGFFHERTTPVRSGLRAFTIYRLCDTGLLVGAVLLHHFAGTAEWAEALGSWPWPGPAVALGVAPATVMALCLLLAAMGKSAQLPFSSWLPRAMEGPTPSSALFYGALSVHAGVYLLLRVAPLLERAPLASAALVGVGLLTAVHATLVWRVQTDVKSALAYGVLSQVGLMFAEVGLGFYELALVHLVAHACLRCLQLLRAPSALREVLGRRAALRTATPPRVAVAHRLLPEGLSRRVYRLALERFSLELMQERWAMGPLLRAGRWLDSMEQRWMSALSGWTPSAEEPATAPERAPSGQSTGVV, encoded by the coding sequence ATGCACGTCAGTAACCTCGAAATGGGGTGGGTCGCCGCCCTCGCCCCCCTCTGGCCCCTGCTGGCCTTCGTGACGCTGGGCGGCGTGATGCTCATGCACCGCGCGCCCGGCGAGCGCACGGTGGTCCGCTGGGTGTTGGGCGCGCTGTGGTTGTCACTGGGCTGCTCGGTGATGACGGCGGCGAGCATGATGTGGATGCACCAGGACGTGGTGGAGCTGGACGTGGGCCAGTGGTTCTCCGTGGGCCACTACGCCTTCGACCTGACGCTGCTCATCGATCGGCTGTCGGTGACGATGATGGTGCTCTCCAGCGCCATCACCCTGCTCATCGGCCGCTTCTCGGTGAACTACCTGCACCGCGAGCCCGGCTTCGCGCGCTTCTTCCTGCTGCTGTGCGTGTTCGCCACCGGCATGCTCGTGCTGGTGGAGAGCGGCAGCATCGATCTGCTCTTCGTGGGCTGGGAGATGGTGGGACTCACCTCCGCGCTGCTCATCGGCTTCTTCCACGAGCGCACGACGCCGGTGCGCTCGGGACTGAGGGCCTTCACCATCTACCGGCTGTGTGACACGGGACTGCTCGTGGGCGCGGTGCTACTGCACCACTTCGCGGGGACGGCCGAGTGGGCCGAAGCGCTCGGCTCCTGGCCCTGGCCGGGGCCCGCGGTGGCGCTCGGCGTGGCGCCCGCCACGGTGATGGCGCTGTGCCTGCTCCTCGCGGCCATGGGCAAGTCGGCGCAGCTGCCCTTCAGCAGCTGGTTGCCGCGCGCCATGGAAGGCCCCACGCCCTCCAGCGCGCTCTTCTACGGCGCCCTGTCGGTGCACGCGGGCGTCTACCTGCTGCTGCGCGTGGCCCCGCTGCTCGAGCGGGCGCCCCTCGCGAGCGCGGCCCTGGTGGGGGTGGGCCTGCTCACGGCCGTGCACGCCACGTTGGTGTGGCGCGTCCAGACGGACGTGAAGAGCGCGCTGGCCTACGGTGTCCTCAGCCAGGTGGGGCTCATGTTCGCCGAGGTGGGACTGGGCTTCTACGAGCTGGCACTGGTGCACCTGGTGGCGCACGCGTGCCTGCGGTGTCTGCAACTCCTTCGGGCACCGTCGGCGCTGCGCGAGGTGCTGGGACGGCGCGCGGCCCTGCGCACGGCCACGCCTCCCCGGGTCGCCGTGGCACACCGGCTCCTGCCCGAGGGACTGTCGCGGCGCGTCTACCGCCTGGCCCTCGAGCGCTTCTCGCTGGAGTTGATGCAGGAGCGCTGGGCCATGGGGCCCCTGCTCCGGGCGGGGCGGTGGCTGGACTCGATGGAGCAGCGGTGGATGAGCGCGCTGAGCGGATGGACGCCCTCGGCCGAGGAGCCGGCGACGGCACCGGAGCGGGCGCCGAGTGGTCAGTCGACAGGAGTCGTGTGA
- a CDS encoding methyltransferase domain-containing protein, with protein MEGTSNVVQDFHNIDGSASSSHALRFLDTLNASQQVQQMQALSHQMLGVGTGAHLLDAGCGVGDVTRDLGAMVGPTGHVLGVDLSEAMVLEARGRSEGMRLPVEFRQGDIHSLALPSNSFDACRVSRVFIYLEDPRRALSELLRLARPGGAVVLFEPELDSWVLDGPDRAVVRKLLHFWADQLRNPWIGRQLTSLFRSLGVHQVKAVPVVGVWDLGMLETFGLYSVLEKAIGEGVASRVQVDAWVRFLRDAERDGSFYGSMSGVVVRGTKPSP; from the coding sequence ATGGAAGGCACCTCGAACGTTGTCCAGGATTTTCACAACATCGATGGCTCCGCGTCCTCCTCCCATGCCCTGCGCTTCCTGGATACCTTGAACGCGAGCCAGCAGGTGCAGCAGATGCAGGCGCTGTCGCACCAGATGCTGGGAGTAGGCACCGGTGCACACCTGCTCGATGCCGGCTGCGGCGTGGGGGACGTGACCCGGGATCTCGGGGCGATGGTGGGCCCCACGGGTCACGTGCTGGGCGTCGACCTGAGCGAGGCCATGGTGCTCGAGGCGAGAGGCCGGTCCGAGGGGATGCGGTTGCCAGTGGAGTTCCGGCAGGGCGACATCCACTCGCTGGCGCTGCCCTCCAACAGCTTCGATGCCTGTCGCGTCTCGCGCGTCTTCATCTACCTGGAGGATCCCCGGCGGGCGCTGTCGGAGTTGCTGAGACTCGCCCGGCCCGGTGGCGCGGTGGTGCTCTTCGAGCCGGAGCTGGACAGCTGGGTGCTGGACGGACCGGACCGGGCCGTGGTCCGCAAGCTCCTCCACTTCTGGGCCGATCAGCTGCGCAACCCCTGGATCGGACGGCAACTCACCTCCCTGTTCCGCTCACTGGGAGTGCATCAGGTGAAGGCCGTCCCGGTGGTGGGTGTCTGGGATCTGGGCATGCTGGAGACGTTTGGCCTCTATTCCGTCCTGGAGAAAGCCATCGGGGAGGGCGTGGCGAGCCGTGTGCAGGTGGACGCGTGGGTGCGCTTCCTCAGGGACGCGGAGCGCGACGGGAGCTTCTACGGCTCGATGAGTGGCGTCGTGGTGCGTGGCACCAAACCCAGCCCCTGA
- a CDS encoding RNA polymerase sigma factor produces the protein MDAERARESRVRFEAEVQPLLPRLHRLCLTLCRDKQEAEDLLQDALVRAYLHQESYQQRGSFFGWLCGIVRNQFIETRRSVARRRSLLDSVLEGASSVLGSLFTGGTEVKDPETQVCHSQEAELMLRCLHALPEKFRLVVLLCDVEELGYDEVSAALGIPVGTVKSRHFRGRAQLGAAFKEQLAQPSHAVSAGGRS, from the coding sequence ATGGACGCCGAGCGTGCGCGGGAGTCGCGGGTTCGCTTCGAGGCGGAGGTCCAGCCCCTTCTCCCTCGGTTGCATCGGCTGTGTCTGACGTTGTGCCGGGACAAACAGGAGGCGGAGGACCTGCTTCAGGACGCCCTGGTTCGGGCCTACCTCCATCAAGAGAGTTATCAGCAGCGGGGGTCTTTCTTTGGGTGGCTGTGTGGCATCGTGCGCAACCAGTTCATCGAGACGCGGCGCTCCGTGGCCCGGCGCCGATCGCTGTTGGACTCGGTGCTCGAGGGGGCGTCGTCGGTGCTCGGGTCGCTCTTCACCGGGGGGACGGAAGTGAAGGATCCCGAAACCCAGGTCTGTCATTCGCAAGAGGCCGAGCTGATGCTGCGCTGCCTGCATGCCCTGCCCGAGAAGTTCCGGCTGGTGGTGCTGCTCTGTGACGTGGAAGAGCTTGGATACGATGAGGTGTCGGCCGCTCTCGGGATTCCCGTGGGCACGGTGAAGAGCCGTCACTTCCGGGGTCGCGCACAGCTGGGAGCGGCCTTCAAGGAACAACTGGCCCAGCCATCGCACGCCGTCAGCGCGGGAGGTCGTTCATGA
- a CDS encoding alpha/beta hydrolase, with protein sequence METTHAEETLAAPGGPTLYFQSWRPVAPRTVVAIIHGIGEHSGRFRKLVEALVIRGHAIYALDLRGHGRSPGQRGHLLSWSEYREDMKAFLETVAQREAGRPLFIYGHSMGGLIVLDYVLRHPEGLSGTIISAAPFESVGVATPLLVTSARILSRLWPSFALKVPLEAQALSREPSSVADYLADPLVHRACSARWAMEALDANVWVKAHAGELSLPLLLLHGEEDRINTVEGARRFFEAVRSGDKQMHLVPGGYHEPHNDPGNARVFQVVDDYLRAFRA encoded by the coding sequence ATGGAGACGACGCACGCGGAAGAAACATTGGCCGCCCCAGGCGGACCCACGCTGTACTTCCAATCGTGGCGGCCCGTAGCACCCCGCACCGTGGTGGCCATCATCCACGGAATCGGTGAACACAGTGGCCGCTTCCGCAAGCTGGTCGAGGCGCTCGTCATACGCGGTCACGCGATCTACGCGCTGGACCTGAGGGGACATGGACGCTCACCAGGCCAGCGGGGACACCTGCTGTCGTGGTCGGAGTACCGCGAGGACATGAAGGCCTTCCTTGAAACGGTCGCCCAGCGGGAGGCGGGCCGGCCCCTCTTCATCTATGGCCACAGCATGGGCGGGCTCATCGTCCTGGACTACGTGCTGCGCCACCCCGAGGGCCTGAGCGGCACCATCATCAGCGCGGCCCCCTTCGAGTCCGTGGGCGTCGCGACTCCGCTGCTGGTGACGTCCGCGCGCATCCTCTCGCGCCTCTGGCCCTCGTTCGCGCTCAAGGTGCCCCTGGAAGCCCAGGCGCTGAGCCGCGAGCCCTCCAGCGTCGCCGACTACCTGGCGGATCCCCTCGTCCACCGCGCCTGCTCGGCGCGCTGGGCCATGGAAGCCCTCGACGCCAATGTGTGGGTGAAGGCCCATGCCGGAGAGCTGAGCCTGCCCCTGCTGTTGCTGCACGGCGAGGAGGACCGCATCAACACCGTGGAGGGCGCGCGCCGCTTCTTCGAGGCCGTGCGCTCCGGCGACAAACAGATGCACCTGGTGCCGGGGGGCTACCACGAGCCCCACAATGATCCTGGCAACGCGCGGGTCTTCCAGGTGGTGGATGACTACCTGCGCGCGTTCAGGGCCTGA
- a CDS encoding AAA family ATPase, with the protein MKLTQLRIHRYRDVAPGSTLAFSPTLNLVLGENGTGRTTLLDLLARAIASDFSGLLHEEFSLEYALAFPGMDLHVRVRNERAAVAPAAPGVQALVRSQEPASEAPLDPFMELTIQLHAPAARLVMRANAEGVSWEVDGQPAYSQNMYWSLLDRTVWVVLFLAAQRLAPELKERLKELLRHTFLLAPARFDESLGMFERIGQSQFAMEMRGEDVFPLGLMSLPTWLPGVLRERAAQATTTGHIDVRHDEFDRSFLARFVTLAGLGAGRFRVELLDKRSYDNGGRLEFGQFGFEFTRKDGSVLSREHLSHGQKRLLSLLYYLDVNEDFVIADELANGLHPRWVEGCVRELGDRQSFLTSQNPLLFDYVSFGSYEELHSSLIHCGLAMHEGHERKAWTNPPADVAARLFADYARGGTPLGTLLRLHGLW; encoded by the coding sequence ATGAAGCTCACGCAGCTGCGCATCCATCGCTACCGGGACGTCGCGCCGGGCTCCACGCTCGCCTTCAGCCCCACGCTCAACCTGGTGCTCGGCGAGAACGGGACGGGCAGGACGACGCTGTTGGATCTCCTCGCCCGCGCCATCGCCTCGGACTTCTCCGGGCTCCTGCACGAGGAGTTCTCCCTCGAATACGCCCTTGCCTTCCCGGGCATGGACCTGCACGTGCGCGTGCGCAACGAGCGCGCCGCCGTGGCGCCCGCGGCGCCCGGGGTCCAGGCGCTCGTGAGGAGCCAGGAGCCCGCGTCCGAGGCCCCGCTCGACCCCTTCATGGAGCTGACGATCCAGTTGCACGCGCCCGCCGCGCGGCTGGTGATGCGCGCGAACGCCGAGGGCGTGTCCTGGGAGGTGGACGGACAACCCGCCTACAGCCAGAACATGTACTGGTCGCTGTTGGATCGCACCGTCTGGGTGGTGCTCTTCCTCGCGGCACAGCGGCTCGCGCCCGAGCTCAAGGAACGGCTCAAGGAGCTGCTGCGTCACACCTTCCTGCTCGCCCCCGCGCGCTTCGACGAGTCCCTGGGCATGTTCGAGCGGATCGGCCAGAGCCAGTTCGCGATGGAGATGCGGGGCGAGGACGTGTTCCCGCTGGGGCTGATGTCACTGCCCACGTGGCTGCCCGGGGTGCTCCGCGAGCGGGCCGCGCAGGCCACCACCACGGGCCATATCGACGTGCGCCACGACGAGTTCGATCGAAGCTTCCTCGCGCGCTTCGTCACCCTGGCGGGATTGGGCGCGGGCCGCTTCCGGGTGGAGTTGCTGGACAAGCGCAGCTACGACAACGGCGGACGCCTGGAGTTCGGCCAGTTCGGCTTCGAGTTCACCCGGAAGGATGGCTCCGTGCTGTCGCGCGAGCACTTGAGCCACGGACAGAAGCGGCTCCTGTCCCTGCTCTACTACCTGGACGTGAACGAGGACTTCGTCATCGCCGACGAGCTGGCCAACGGCCTGCACCCGCGCTGGGTGGAGGGGTGCGTGCGCGAGCTGGGGGACCGGCAATCCTTCCTCACCAGCCAGAACCCGCTCCTGTTCGACTACGTCTCCTTCGGCTCGTACGAGGAGCTTCACAGCTCGCTCATCCACTGTGGGCTGGCGATGCACGAAGGCCACGAGCGCAAGGCGTGGACCAATCCCCCGGCGGACGTGGCCGCGCGGCTCTTCGCGGACTACGCGCGGGGCGGCACGCCACTGGGGACCCTGCTGCGGCTGCACGGGCTGTGGTGA
- a CDS encoding SulP family inorganic anion transporter → MQSQPTSGASTWKSDIVSGFLVFLIALPLCLGIAMASGFPPVAGILTAVVGGVVSSWLGSARLTIKGPAAGLIVIALGAVTELGGGDGQLGYRRALATIVVGAAVQIVFALLRTGSLGDFFPSSVVHGMLAAIGIIICAKQVHVLLGVSPTAKETLHLLAEIPHSVMKLNPEIAFIGVISLVILFGHQAIAQRVAVLKRVPGPLLALLFAVPMGLYFDLDHEHTFTFSHDVFSVGPKFLVNLPNNLMSAITFPDFSAVFTATSIKYIVMFALVGSIESLLTAKAMDMMDLEKRRSDLDRDLFATGVGNLIAGLLGGLPMISEVVRSSANINYGAKSRLSNFFHGTFLLLFVAFVPMLIHRIPLAALAAMLIFAGVRLASPKEFVKTFRIGAEQFAIFSFTVGVTLATDLLMGVAAGIVLKALVHLVNGATLSGLFQPNIEETTHQAGHVVLRVRHAAVFTNFLKLKKQLARHAQVQHVEVDLTETKLVDHTVMERLHELESEFSRQGRHLHVRGLEQHKSLSAHPLSARKKKTAKSSLGLSS, encoded by the coding sequence ATGCAGTCTCAACCCACTTCCGGCGCGTCGACCTGGAAGAGCGACATCGTGTCCGGCTTCCTCGTCTTCCTGATCGCCCTGCCGCTGTGCCTGGGCATCGCCATGGCGAGCGGCTTTCCACCGGTGGCCGGCATCCTCACCGCGGTGGTGGGCGGAGTGGTGTCCTCCTGGCTGGGCAGCGCCCGGCTGACCATCAAGGGACCGGCGGCGGGCCTCATCGTCATCGCGCTCGGCGCGGTGACGGAGCTGGGCGGGGGTGACGGCCAGTTGGGCTACCGCCGGGCGCTGGCCACCATCGTGGTGGGCGCGGCCGTGCAGATCGTCTTCGCCCTGCTGCGCACCGGCTCGCTCGGGGACTTCTTCCCCTCGTCGGTGGTGCACGGAATGCTCGCCGCCATCGGCATCATCATCTGCGCCAAGCAGGTCCACGTCCTGCTGGGCGTGTCGCCGACAGCCAAGGAGACCCTGCACCTCCTGGCGGAAATCCCCCACAGCGTGATGAAGCTCAACCCGGAGATCGCCTTCATCGGCGTCATCAGCCTGGTCATCCTCTTTGGTCACCAGGCGATCGCCCAGCGGGTGGCGGTGCTCAAGCGGGTGCCCGGCCCCCTGCTGGCGCTGCTGTTCGCGGTGCCCATGGGGCTCTACTTCGACCTGGACCACGAGCACACCTTCACGTTCTCGCATGACGTGTTCTCGGTGGGCCCCAAGTTCCTGGTGAACCTGCCGAACAACCTGATGTCGGCCATCACCTTCCCGGACTTCTCCGCCGTCTTCACCGCCACCTCCATCAAGTACATCGTCATGTTCGCCCTGGTGGGCAGCATCGAGTCGCTGCTGACCGCCAAGGCCATGGACATGATGGATCTGGAGAAGCGCCGCTCGGACCTGGACAGGGACTTGTTCGCCACGGGCGTGGGCAACCTCATCGCCGGCCTGCTCGGGGGCCTGCCGATGATCTCCGAGGTCGTCCGCAGCTCGGCCAACATCAACTACGGGGCGAAGAGCCGCCTCTCCAACTTCTTCCACGGCACCTTCCTGCTGTTGTTCGTGGCGTTCGTGCCGATGCTCATCCACCGCATTCCGCTCGCCGCCCTCGCCGCCATGCTCATCTTCGCGGGCGTGCGGCTCGCCTCGCCCAAGGAGTTCGTGAAGACGTTCCGCATCGGGGCCGAGCAGTTCGCCATCTTCTCCTTCACCGTGGGCGTGACGCTCGCCACGGATCTGCTGATGGGCGTGGCCGCGGGCATCGTGCTCAAGGCGCTCGTGCACCTGGTCAACGGAGCGACCCTTTCCGGCCTCTTCCAGCCGAACATCGAGGAGACCACCCACCAGGCGGGCCACGTGGTGCTGCGCGTGCGCCACGCGGCCGTGTTCACCAACTTCCTCAAGCTCAAGAAGCAGCTCGCGCGTCACGCCCAGGTCCAGCACGTCGAGGTGGATCTGACGGAGACGAAGCTCGTGGACCACACGGTGATGGAGCGGCTGCACGAGCTGGAGAGCGAGTTCTCCCGCCAGGGCCGGCACCTGCACGTGCGCGGACTCGAGCAACACAAGAGCCTGTCCGCGCATCCTCTTTCCGCGCGCAAGAAGAAGACCGCGAAGAGCTCGCTGGGACTTTCTTCATGA